From a single Pseudomonas triticicola genomic region:
- the gltB gene encoding glutamate synthase large subunit, with protein MKAGLYQPDEFKDNCGFGLIAHMQGEPSHTLLQTAIEALTCMTHRGGINADGKTGDGCGLLIQKPDAFLRAIAQESFGVEMPKQYAVGMVFFNQDPAKAEAARENMNREILAEGLQLIGWRKVPIDTSVLGRLALERLPQIEQVYIGGEGLSDQDMAVKLFSARRRSSVANAADTDHYICSFSHKTIIYKGLMMPADLAAFYPDLSDERLQTAICVFHQRFSTNTLPKWPLAQPFRFLAHNGEINTITGNRNWAQARRTKFTNDLMDLEELGPLVNRVGSDSSSMDNMLELMVTGGIDLFRGVRMIIPPAWQNVETMDPDLRAFYEYNSMHMEPWDGPAGVVMTDGRYAVCLLDRNGLRPARWVTTKNGFITLASEIGVWNYQPEDVLAKGRVGPGQIFAVDTETGQILDTDAIDNRLKSRHPYKQWLRKNALRIQATMEDNDHGSAFYDVDQLKQYMKMYQVTFEERDQVLRPLGEQGYEAVGSMGDDTPMAVLSQRVRTPYDYFRQQFAQVTNPPIDPLREAIVMSLEICLGAERNIFQESPEHASRVILSSPVISPAKWRSLMNLDRPGFERAIIDLNYDESLGLEAAIRNVADQAEEAVRAGRTQIVLSDRHIAPGKLPIHASLATGAVHHRLTEKGLRCDSNILVETATARDPHHFAVLIGFGASAVYPFLAYEVLGDLIRTGEVLGDLYEVFKNYRKGITKGLLKILSKMGISTIASYRGAQLFEAIGLSEEVCELSFRGVPSRIKGARFVDIEAEQKALAVEAWSPRKPIQQGGLLKFVHGGEYHAYNPDVVNTLQAAVQQGDYAKFKEYTSLVDNRPVSMIRDLFKVKTLDTPLDISEVEPLESVLKRFDSAGISLGALSPEAHEALAEAMNRLGARSNSGEGGEDPARYGTIKSSKIKQVATGRFGVTPEYLVNAEVLQIKVAQGAKPGEGGQLPGGKVNGLIAKLRYAVPGVTLISPPPHHDIYSIEDLSQLIFDLKQVNPQALVSVKLVAEAGVGTIAAGVAKAYADLITISGYDGGTGASPLTSIKYAGAPWELGLAETHQTLRGNDLRGKVRVQTDGGLKTGLDVIKAAILGAESFGFGTAPMIALGCKYLRICHLNNCATGVATQNEKLRKDHYIGTVDMVVNFFTYVAEETREWLAKLGVRSLEELIGRTDLLEILEGQTAKQHHLDLTPLLGSDHIPADKPQFCGVERNPPFDKGLLAEKMVELASSAINDLSGAEFELDICNCDRSIGARISGEIARKHGNQGMAKAPITFRFRGTAGQSFGVWNAGGLNMYLEGDANDYVGKGMTGGKLTIVPPKGSVYKTQESAIIGNTCLYGATGGKLFAAGTAGERFAVRNSGAHTVVEGTGDHCCEYMTGGFVCVLGKTGYNFGSGMTGGFAYVLDQDNTFVDRVNHELVEIQRISGEAMEAYRSHLQNVLNEYVAETDSEWGRELAENLDDYVRRFWLVKPKAASLKSLLSSTRASPQ; from the coding sequence ATGAAAGCAGGTCTGTACCAACCAGATGAATTCAAGGATAACTGCGGTTTCGGCCTGATAGCTCATATGCAGGGCGAGCCCAGTCATACCCTTTTGCAAACGGCCATCGAGGCCCTGACCTGCATGACCCACCGCGGTGGGATTAATGCCGACGGCAAGACCGGTGACGGTTGCGGTCTGCTGATTCAAAAACCCGACGCCTTCCTGCGAGCCATTGCCCAGGAAAGCTTCGGCGTCGAAATGCCCAAGCAATATGCCGTGGGCATGGTGTTCTTCAATCAGGATCCGGCCAAGGCCGAAGCCGCTCGCGAGAACATGAACCGCGAGATCCTCGCCGAAGGCCTGCAACTGATCGGCTGGCGCAAAGTGCCGATCGACACCAGCGTCCTCGGCCGCCTGGCCCTTGAGCGCCTGCCGCAGATCGAGCAGGTCTACATTGGCGGCGAAGGCCTGAGCGATCAGGACATGGCCGTTAAGCTGTTCAGTGCCCGTCGCCGTTCGTCGGTGGCCAACGCCGCTGACACCGACCACTACATCTGCAGCTTTTCGCACAAGACCATCATCTATAAAGGCCTGATGATGCCGGCCGACCTGGCGGCGTTTTATCCGGACCTGAGTGACGAGCGCCTGCAAACCGCAATCTGCGTGTTCCACCAGCGCTTCTCTACCAACACCCTGCCGAAATGGCCGCTGGCGCAGCCGTTCCGCTTCCTCGCCCACAACGGCGAGATCAACACCATCACTGGTAACCGCAACTGGGCGCAGGCCCGGCGGACCAAGTTCACCAACGATCTGATGGATCTGGAAGAACTCGGCCCGCTGGTCAACCGTGTCGGTTCCGACTCATCGAGCATGGACAACATGCTCGAACTGATGGTCACCGGTGGCATCGACCTGTTCCGTGGCGTGCGCATGATCATTCCGCCTGCGTGGCAGAACGTCGAAACCATGGACCCGGATCTGCGTGCGTTCTACGAGTACAACTCGATGCACATGGAACCGTGGGACGGCCCGGCCGGCGTGGTAATGACCGACGGTCGCTACGCGGTGTGCCTGCTCGACCGTAACGGTTTGCGTCCGGCGCGCTGGGTCACCACCAAGAACGGTTTCATCACCCTCGCCTCGGAAATCGGCGTGTGGAACTACCAGCCCGAAGACGTGCTCGCCAAGGGTCGCGTCGGCCCGGGCCAGATCTTCGCCGTGGATACCGAAACCGGGCAGATTCTCGACACCGATGCGATCGACAACCGTCTGAAATCCCGTCATCCGTACAAGCAATGGCTGCGCAAGAATGCCCTGCGCATCCAGGCGACCATGGAAGACAACGACCACGGTTCGGCTTTCTACGACGTCGATCAGCTCAAGCAGTACATGAAGATGTATCAGGTCACGTTCGAGGAGCGTGATCAGGTGCTGCGCCCGCTTGGCGAGCAAGGTTACGAAGCCGTGGGCTCGATGGGCGACGACACGCCGATGGCCGTGCTGTCCCAGCGTGTGCGCACGCCGTACGACTATTTCCGTCAGCAGTTCGCGCAGGTGACCAACCCGCCGATCGACCCGCTGCGTGAAGCGATCGTGATGTCGCTGGAAATCTGCCTCGGTGCCGAGCGCAACATTTTCCAGGAGTCGCCGGAACACGCCTCGCGCGTGATCCTCAGCTCGCCAGTGATCTCTCCGGCCAAGTGGCGCTCGCTGATGAACCTCGACCGTCCGGGTTTCGAACGGGCGATCATCGACCTCAACTACGACGAAAGCCTCGGCCTCGAAGCGGCGATCCGCAACGTTGCCGATCAGGCTGAAGAAGCTGTGCGCGCCGGGCGTACCCAGATCGTCCTCAGCGACCGCCATATTGCCCCGGGCAAGCTGCCGATCCACGCTTCGCTGGCGACCGGTGCAGTGCACCACCGCCTGACCGAGAAAGGCCTGCGTTGCGATTCCAACATCCTCGTTGAAACCGCGACCGCCCGTGACCCGCATCACTTCGCGGTGCTGATCGGCTTTGGCGCCTCGGCGGTCTATCCGTTCCTGGCCTACGAAGTATTGGGTGACCTGATCCGTACCGGTGAAGTCCTGGGCGACCTCTACGAGGTGTTCAAGAACTACCGCAAAGGCATCACCAAAGGTCTGCTGAAGATCCTGTCGAAGATGGGTATCTCGACCATCGCTTCGTACCGCGGTGCGCAGCTGTTCGAAGCCATCGGCCTGTCCGAAGAAGTTTGCGAGCTGAGTTTCCGTGGTGTGCCGAGCCGCATTAAGGGCGCGCGTTTCGTCGACATCGAAGCCGAGCAGAAAGCCCTCGCCGTCGAAGCCTGGAGCCCGCGCAAGCCGATTCAGCAGGGCGGTCTGCTGAAGTTCGTCCATGGTGGCGAATATCACGCCTACAACCCGGACGTGGTCAACACTCTGCAAGCCGCTGTGCAGCAGGGCGACTACGCCAAGTTCAAGGAATACACCTCGCTGGTGGACAACCGTCCGGTGTCGATGATTCGCGACCTGTTCAAGGTCAAGACCCTCGACACGCCGCTGGACATCAGTGAAGTCGAGCCGCTGGAGTCGGTGCTCAAGCGCTTCGATTCCGCCGGCATCTCGCTGGGCGCACTGTCGCCGGAAGCTCACGAAGCCCTGGCCGAAGCCATGAACCGCCTCGGTGCGCGTTCCAACTCCGGCGAAGGTGGTGAAGATCCGGCACGTTACGGCACCATCAAGAGCTCGAAAATCAAACAGGTTGCCACCGGCCGTTTTGGTGTAACTCCGGAATACCTGGTCAACGCCGAAGTGCTGCAGATCAAGGTCGCCCAAGGCGCCAAGCCGGGCGAGGGCGGGCAACTGCCGGGCGGCAAGGTCAACGGGCTGATTGCCAAGCTGCGTTATGCAGTGCCGGGCGTGACCCTGATTTCGCCACCGCCGCACCACGACATCTATTCGATCGAAGATTTGTCGCAGTTGATCTTTGACTTGAAGCAGGTCAACCCGCAGGCGCTGGTTTCGGTGAAGCTGGTAGCAGAAGCGGGCGTCGGCACCATTGCTGCCGGTGTGGCCAAGGCCTATGCGGACTTGATCACCATTTCCGGCTATGACGGTGGCACCGGTGCTTCGCCGTTGACCTCGATCAAGTACGCTGGCGCGCCGTGGGAACTCGGTCTGGCTGAAACCCACCAGACTTTGCGCGGCAACGACCTGCGCGGCAAAGTCCGGGTGCAGACCGACGGTGGCCTGAAAACCGGTCTCGACGTGATCAAGGCCGCGATCCTTGGCGCCGAGAGCTTCGGCTTCGGTACCGCGCCGATGATCGCACTGGGCTGCAAATACCTGCGCATCTGCCATCTGAACAACTGCGCCACTGGCGTCGCGACGCAGAACGAGAAACTGCGCAAGGATCACTACATCGGCACCGTCGACATGGTGGTGAATTTCTTCACCTACGTCGCCGAAGAAACCCGTGAGTGGCTGGCCAAACTGGGTGTGCGCTCCCTCGAAGAGCTGATCGGTCGCACTGATCTGCTGGAAATCCTCGAAGGCCAGACCGCCAAGCAGCATCACCTGGACCTGACGCCGCTGTTGGGCAGCGATCACATCCCGGCGGACAAACCGCAGTTCTGCGGCGTTGAGCGCAACCCGCCGTTCGACAAAGGTCTGCTCGCGGAGAAGATGGTCGAGCTGGCCTCGTCGGCGATCAACGACCTCAGCGGCGCCGAGTTCGAGCTGGATATCTGCAACTGCGACCGTTCGATCGGCGCCCGGATCTCCGGCGAAATCGCGCGCAAGCACGGCAACCAGGGCATGGCCAAGGCGCCGATCACCTTCCGTTTCAGAGGCACGGCGGGGCAGAGCTTCGGCGTGTGGAACGCCGGCGGTCTGAACATGTACCTCGAAGGCGACGCCAACGACTACGTCGGCAAAGGCATGACCGGTGGCAAGCTGACCATCGTGCCGCCGAAGGGCAGCGTTTATAAGACTCAGGAAAGTGCCATCATCGGCAACACCTGCCTGTACGGTGCCACTGGCGGCAAGCTGTTCGCCGCCGGCACCGCAGGCGAGCGTTTCGCCGTGCGTAACTCCGGTGCCCACACCGTCGTGGAAGGCACTGGCGATCACTGCTGCGAGTACATGACTGGTGGTTTCGTCTGCGTGCTCGGCAAGACCGGTTACAACTTCGGTTCTGGCATGACCGGTGGTTTCGCCTACGTGCTCGATCAGGA
- a CDS encoding AAA family ATPase, whose translation MTSLHADEAFLGHFQLSHDPFAPRVPGFKFFPAQRKPVLGQLHHLARYSQLLLVVTGPQGSGKTLLRQALVASTNKQSVQSVVVSARGAGDAAGVLRQVAQALDVAQAEVGAILEQVVQLGLTGQEVYLLVDDAEQLDESALEALMALGAGTPEGRPHVFLFGESSLIAQLEALQLEEERFHVIELQPYTEEETREYLDQRLEGAGRGVELFTADQISDIHESSEGWPGNINQVARDALIEVMIASRSAVKRPSMGFNMPKKHVLAISAVVVVAVAAAWLMPGRSKAPTTGAPANEQAQLPLGQGAANSANPSVEFAGNTQPMPLPLVGNSQPVMRGPLAEAAGGITEGDDGVPLEGSSDTPPTVTTSAPPAGVPAGPAPTPVPTPAAKPAPTPAPTQIATAKPAPATPAPAAKPAPAPAKPADKPVTVAKAAGGSWYAGQPTSNYVVQILGTSSESAAQNFVKEQGGEYRYFKKVLNGKPLYVITYGNFANRDAAVSAIKALPAKVQAGKPWPRTVASVQQELATTR comes from the coding sequence ATGACTAGTTTGCATGCCGACGAGGCGTTTCTCGGCCATTTCCAGTTAAGTCACGACCCGTTCGCGCCACGGGTGCCGGGCTTCAAATTCTTCCCGGCCCAGCGCAAACCGGTGCTGGGTCAACTGCATCACCTGGCGCGTTACAGCCAGTTGCTGCTGGTGGTCACCGGCCCGCAGGGCAGCGGCAAGACCCTGCTGCGGCAGGCGCTCGTTGCCAGCACCAATAAACAATCGGTGCAGAGCGTGGTGGTTTCCGCCCGTGGCGCCGGTGATGCGGCCGGCGTGCTGCGCCAGGTGGCGCAGGCGCTGGATGTCGCTCAGGCCGAAGTCGGTGCGATTCTCGAGCAGGTGGTGCAACTGGGTCTGACCGGGCAGGAAGTCTATCTGCTCGTGGACGATGCCGAGCAGCTCGACGAGTCCGCGCTGGAAGCGTTGATGGCGCTCGGCGCCGGCACGCCGGAAGGTCGTCCGCATGTGTTCCTGTTCGGCGAGTCGTCGCTGATCGCTCAGCTCGAGGCGTTGCAGCTCGAGGAAGAGCGTTTCCACGTCATCGAATTGCAGCCGTACACCGAAGAAGAGACCCGCGAATATCTCGACCAGCGGCTGGAAGGCGCGGGCCGGGGTGTCGAACTTTTCACCGCAGATCAGATCTCTGATATTCACGAAAGCTCCGAGGGCTGGCCGGGCAACATCAACCAGGTCGCTCGCGATGCACTGATCGAAGTCATGATTGCCAGCCGCTCCGCGGTCAAGCGTCCAAGTATGGGGTTCAACATGCCGAAGAAACACGTATTGGCGATTTCCGCCGTCGTTGTGGTCGCGGTTGCCGCCGCCTGGCTGATGCCGGGTCGCAGCAAGGCACCGACCACCGGTGCTCCGGCCAATGAACAGGCGCAATTGCCATTGGGTCAGGGCGCAGCAAACAGCGCCAACCCGTCCGTCGAATTCGCCGGCAACACCCAGCCGATGCCGCTGCCATTGGTCGGCAACTCGCAGCCGGTCATGCGTGGCCCGCTGGCAGAAGCCGCCGGTGGCATCACCGAAGGCGACGACGGCGTGCCGCTGGAAGGCTCCAGCGATACGCCGCCGACCGTAACCACCTCCGCGCCGCCTGCTGGCGTTCCGGCCGGTCCTGCGCCGACACCGGTTCCGACTCCTGCTGCCAAACCGGCGCCAACCCCGGCACCGACGCAGATCGCCACAGCCAAGCCTGCTCCGGCCACCCCGGCGCCAGCTGCGAAACCGGCTCCTGCTCCGGCCAAGCCTGCCGACAAGCCAGTTACCGTGGCCAAGGCTGCCGGTGGCAGCTGGTACGCCGGTCAGCCGACCAGCAACTATGTCGTGCAGATCCTCGGCACCAGCTCGGAGTCCGCCGCGCAGAACTTCGTCAAGGAGCAGGGCGGCGAGTACCGTTATTTCAAGAAAGTCCTCAACGGCAAGCCGCTTTACGTGATCACCTACGGCAACTTTGCCAATCGTGATGCGGCCGTTTCTGCCATCAAGGCCTTGCCAGCGAAGGTTCAGGCTGGTAAACCTTGGCCTCGCACTGTCGCCAGCGTCCAACAGGAACTGGCAACAACTCGCTGA
- the aroB gene encoding 3-dehydroquinate synthase gives MQTLKVDLGERSYPIHIGEGLLDQAELLAPHIHGRQVAIISNETVAPLYLERLTRSLAQFSVISVVLPDGEAFKNWETLQLIFDGLLTARHDRRTTVIALGGGVIGDMAGFAAACYQRGVDFIQIPTTLLSQVDSSVGGKTGINHPQGKNMVGAFYQPNVVLIDTASLKTLPERELSAGLAEVIKYGLICDEPFLTWLEENVDALRALDQTALTYAIERSCAAKAAVVGADEKETGVRATLNLGHTFGHAIETHMGYGVWLHGEAVAAGTVMALEMSARLGWISEQERDRGIRLFQRAGLPVIPPEEMHEADFLQHMAIDKKVIDGRLRLVLLRRMGEAVVTDDYPKEVLQATLGADYRALAQLKG, from the coding sequence ATGCAGACACTCAAGGTCGATCTAGGCGAGCGCAGCTACCCGATTCATATTGGCGAAGGTCTGTTGGATCAGGCGGAACTGCTGGCGCCGCATATCCACGGGCGGCAGGTGGCAATCATCTCCAACGAAACCGTCGCGCCGCTCTATCTCGAACGTCTGACCCGCAGCCTTGCGCAGTTCTCGGTGATCTCGGTGGTGTTGCCTGATGGCGAAGCCTTCAAGAACTGGGAAACCCTGCAACTGATTTTCGACGGTCTGCTGACCGCCCGTCATGACCGCCGCACCACCGTGATCGCCTTGGGCGGCGGGGTGATCGGCGACATGGCCGGCTTCGCTGCCGCCTGCTATCAGCGCGGTGTCGATTTCATCCAGATTCCTACCACACTGCTGTCGCAGGTCGATTCCTCGGTCGGCGGCAAGACCGGCATCAACCATCCGCAGGGCAAGAACATGGTCGGCGCGTTCTATCAGCCGAACGTGGTGCTGATCGATACCGCATCGCTGAAAACCCTGCCGGAGCGTGAGTTGTCGGCGGGCCTGGCGGAAGTCATCAAGTACGGTCTGATCTGCGACGAGCCGTTCCTGACCTGGCTGGAAGAAAACGTCGACGCTCTGCGCGCGCTGGATCAAACCGCGCTGACCTATGCGATCGAGCGTTCCTGCGCGGCCAAGGCTGCGGTGGTCGGTGCCGATGAAAAGGAAACCGGCGTGCGCGCCACGCTCAACCTCGGCCACACCTTCGGCCACGCCATCGAAACCCACATGGGCTATGGTGTCTGGCTGCATGGCGAGGCGGTGGCGGCTGGTACCGTGATGGCGCTGGAAATGTCCGCGCGCCTGGGCTGGATCAGCGAACAGGAGCGTGATCGCGGCATTCGTCTGTTCCAGCGTGCCGGCTTGCCGGTCATTCCGCCTGAAGAGATGCACGAAGCCGATTTTCTCCAACATATGGCAATTGATAAAAAAGTGATCGACGGTCGTCTGCGCCTGGTGCTGCTGCGCCGGATGGGCGAAGCGGTAGTGACCGACGATTATCCGAAAGAGGTTCTACAGGCCACGCTGGGAGCGGATTACCGCGCCCTGGCTCAGCTTAAAGGTTAA
- the aroK gene encoding shikimate kinase AroK: MRNLILVGPMGAGKSTIGRLLAKELRLPFKDSDKEIELRTGANIPWIFDKEGEPGFRDREQAMIAELCAFDGVVLATGGGAVMRDANRKALHEGGRVVYLHASVEQQVGRTSRDRNRPLLRTADPAKTLRDLLEIRDPLYREIADLVVETDERPPRMVVLDILDRLAQLPPR, translated from the coding sequence GTGCGAAATTTGATACTTGTAGGACCGATGGGTGCTGGCAAAAGCACCATCGGCCGATTGCTGGCCAAAGAGCTGCGCCTGCCGTTCAAGGATTCCGACAAGGAAATTGAGCTGCGCACGGGTGCCAATATCCCATGGATCTTCGACAAGGAAGGCGAGCCGGGCTTTCGTGACCGTGAGCAGGCGATGATCGCCGAGCTGTGCGCGTTCGATGGCGTGGTGCTGGCGACCGGCGGCGGCGCAGTGATGCGTGATGCCAATCGCAAGGCCCTGCATGAAGGCGGGCGCGTGGTGTATCTGCACGCCTCCGTCGAGCAGCAGGTGGGCCGCACCTCCCGCGATCGCAATCGGCCGCTGCTGCGCACCGCCGATCCGGCGAAAACCCTGCGCGACCTGCTCGAAATCCGTGATCCGCTTTATCGGGAAATCGCCGATCTGGTGGTGGAAACCGACGAGCGGCCGCCACGCATGGTGGTGCTCGACATTCTGGACCGTCTCGCGCAGTTGCCACCCCGTTAA
- the pilQ gene encoding type IV pilus secretin PilQ: MNRIFSTLGFSLWIALLSPMVMAASLKALDVAALPGDRVELKLSFDGPPPQPKGYTTESPARIALDLPGVTSQLANSNLDLGSGNARTATVAEAKDRTRLIVSLTQLAPYSTRVEGNNLFVVVGQGASATAPRPAAVAPRAATAATAAAAPARPAAQRSRAIRGVDFQRGTEGEGNVVIDLSDPTIAPDIQEHDGKIILSFARTQLPEKLRVRLDVKDFATPVQFVNAALTGDRTVISVEPSGTFDYSTFQTDNKLTVSVRPMSIDDLQKRNADRQAYVGDKLSLNFQDIDVRSVLQLIADFTNLNLVASDTVQGGITLRLQNVPWDQALDLVLKTKGLDKRKIGNVLLVAPADEIAARERQELESQKQIAELAPLRRELLQVNYAKAADIAKLFQSVTSAEAKVDERGSITVDERTNNIIAYQTQDRLDELRRIVAQLDIPVRQVMIEARIVEANVDYDKSLGVRWGGSVQNKGNWNASGVNGSSSTIGTPGSTGTNSPFVDMGTVNNTSGIGIAFITDNVLLDLELTAMEKTGNGEIVSQPKVVTSDKETAKILKGTEIPYQEASSSGATSVSFKEASLSLEVTPQITPDNRIIMEVKVTKDEPDYLNKVQDVPPIKKNEVNAKVLVNDGETIVIGGVFSNTQSKVVDKVPFLGDVPYLGRLFRRDVVSEKKSELLVFLTPRIMNNQAIAVSR; the protein is encoded by the coding sequence ATGAACAGGATTTTCTCCACCCTCGGTTTTTCGCTATGGATAGCGCTGTTGTCACCGATGGTAATGGCGGCCAGTCTGAAAGCGCTGGATGTTGCCGCGCTGCCGGGTGACCGCGTCGAACTGAAGCTGTCGTTCGACGGCCCGCCACCGCAGCCCAAGGGCTACACAACCGAGTCGCCGGCGCGCATTGCACTGGATCTGCCGGGCGTGACCAGCCAATTGGCCAACAGTAATCTTGATCTGGGCAGCGGCAACGCGCGCACGGCCACGGTGGCCGAAGCCAAGGATCGCACGCGGCTGATTGTCAGCCTGACGCAGTTGGCGCCTTACAGCACGCGGGTCGAGGGCAATAATCTGTTTGTGGTGGTCGGTCAGGGCGCTTCCGCGACTGCGCCGCGCCCGGCTGCCGTGGCACCGCGTGCCGCCACGGCCGCCACGGCCGCTGCGGCACCTGCCAGACCAGCCGCGCAACGCAGCAGGGCGATTCGCGGCGTCGATTTCCAGCGCGGCACCGAGGGCGAGGGCAACGTAGTCATCGACCTCTCTGATCCGACCATCGCCCCGGATATCCAGGAGCACGATGGCAAGATCATCCTCAGCTTCGCCCGCACGCAATTGCCGGAAAAGCTGCGCGTGCGCCTCGACGTCAAGGACTTCGCCACGCCGGTGCAGTTCGTCAACGCAGCGCTCACCGGCGATCGCACGGTGATCAGTGTCGAGCCCAGCGGCACCTTCGACTACTCCACGTTTCAGACCGACAACAAGCTCACCGTCAGCGTTCGGCCGATGAGCATCGACGACCTGCAAAAGCGCAACGCCGACCGTCAGGCCTATGTCGGCGACAAGCTCTCGCTGAATTTTCAGGACATCGACGTGCGCTCGGTGCTGCAACTGATCGCGGACTTCACCAATCTCAATCTGGTGGCGAGCGATACGGTGCAGGGCGGTATCACCTTGCGCCTGCAGAACGTGCCGTGGGATCAGGCGCTGGATCTGGTGCTGAAAACCAAGGGGCTGGACAAGCGCAAGATCGGCAACGTGCTGCTGGTCGCGCCGGCCGATGAAATTGCCGCTCGCGAGCGTCAGGAACTGGAATCGCAGAAGCAGATCGCCGAGCTGGCGCCCCTGCGTCGCGAGCTGCTGCAAGTCAATTACGCCAAGGCGGCGGACATCGCCAAGCTGTTCCAGTCGGTGACCAGTGCCGAGGCCAAGGTCGATGAGCGCGGTTCGATTACCGTCGATGAGCGAACCAACAACATCATTGCCTACCAGACCCAGGATCGCCTCGACGAACTCCGGCGGATCGTCGCGCAGCTGGATATTCCGGTCCGCCAGGTGATGATCGAGGCGCGCATCGTTGAGGCCAACGTCGATTACGACAAGAGCCTGGGCGTGCGCTGGGGCGGTTCGGTGCAGAACAAGGGCAACTGGAACGCCTCCGGGGTCAACGGTTCGTCGAGCACTATCGGTACGCCGGGCAGCACCGGCACCAACTCGCCGTTCGTCGACATGGGCACGGTCAATAACACTTCGGGGATCGGCATCGCATTCATCACCGACAACGTGCTGCTGGATCTCGAACTGACGGCGATGGAAAAGACCGGCAACGGCGAAATCGTCTCGCAGCCGAAGGTGGTCACCTCGGACAAGGAAACCGCGAAGATCCTCAAAGGCACCGAGATTCCCTATCAGGAGGCCAGCTCCAGCGGCGCGACCTCGGTGTCGTTCAAGGAGGCCTCGCTGTCGCTGGAAGTCACTCCGCAGATCACTCCGGACAACCGCATCATCATGGAGGTCAAGGTCACCAAGGATGAGCCGGACTACCTGAACAAAGTGCAGGATGTGCCGCCGATCAAGAAAAACGAGGTCAACGCCAAGGTGCTGGTAAATGACGGCGAGACCATCGTAATCGGCGGTGTTTTTTCAAATACTCAAAGCAAGGTCGTAGATAAGGTGCCATTTCTTGGCGATGTGCCGTATCTTGGCCGCCTTTTCCGGCGTGATGTGGTTTCGGAGAAAAAATCCGAGCTGCTGGTATTTCTCACTCCGCGTATCATGAATAACCAGGCGATTGCTGTGAGTCGTTGA
- a CDS encoding pilus assembly protein PilP → MTPIRYLVLPMMLALSGCGGGDDFSDLDAYLNEVRLRPAGKIEPTPTFRSYPTFTYSAANLRSPFSRQARVDLAGQKHGSRNVKPDPNRVKQYLEGFNIEQFEMVGTIANASGSFALLRGAGGVHRLKVGDYLGRNDGRIVAISATQVDVVEIVPDGAGAWLERPRTIPLKEHS, encoded by the coding sequence ATGACCCCGATTCGTTATCTCGTCCTGCCCATGATGCTGGCGTTGAGCGGCTGCGGTGGCGGCGATGACTTCAGCGACCTCGATGCTTACCTCAACGAAGTGCGCCTGCGCCCGGCGGGCAAGATTGAACCAACGCCGACATTCCGGTCTTACCCCACATTCACTTACAGCGCCGCCAACCTGCGCAGTCCGTTTTCGCGGCAGGCGCGGGTCGATCTGGCCGGGCAGAAGCATGGGTCGCGCAACGTCAAACCCGACCCCAACCGCGTCAAGCAATACCTTGAAGGGTTCAATATCGAGCAGTTCGAAATGGTTGGCACGATCGCCAATGCCTCGGGCTCGTTCGCGCTGCTGCGCGGCGCGGGCGGGGTGCACCGCCTCAAGGTCGGCGACTATCTGGGCCGCAACGACGGCCGTATTGTCGCCATCAGCGCCACTCAGGTCGATGTCGTCGAGATCGTGCCCGACGGCGCCGGCGCCTGGCTGGAGCGGCCGCGCACCATTCCTTTGAAAGAGCACTCATAG
- the pilO gene encoding type 4a pilus biogenesis protein PilO, producing the protein MKASEWLQGLRSIDFNDLDTSNIGSWPPAVKTLCGALVMVLILALGYYFFISDMENQLDLKREEEITLKEQFASKARLSANLELYTQQMKEMENTFGVLLRQLPSDTEVPGLLEDITRTGLGSGLEFEEIKLLPEVTQPFYIELPIQITVTGAYHDLATFVSGVAGLPRIVTLHDFELAPANPEGGTKLRMSILAKTYRYNDKGLEK; encoded by the coding sequence ATGAAAGCCTCCGAGTGGCTGCAGGGCCTGCGCAGCATCGATTTCAACGACCTCGACACCAGCAACATCGGCTCCTGGCCACCGGCAGTGAAAACCCTGTGCGGTGCGCTGGTGATGGTGTTGATCCTCGCGCTCGGCTATTACTTCTTTATCAGCGATATGGAAAATCAGCTCGACCTCAAGCGCGAAGAAGAAATCACCCTCAAGGAACAATTCGCCAGCAAGGCGCGGCTGTCGGCGAACCTTGAGCTCTATACCCAGCAAATGAAGGAAATGGAAAACACCTTCGGCGTGCTGCTGCGGCAATTGCCCAGCGACACCGAAGTGCCGGGCCTGCTCGAAGATATCACCCGCACTGGTCTGGGCAGCGGCCTGGAATTCGAGGAAATCAAGCTGCTGCCGGAAGTGACCCAGCCGTTCTACATCGAACTGCCGATCCAGATCACCGTAACCGGTGCCTATCACGACCTCGCGACCTTCGTCAGCGGCGTCGCCGGCCTGCCACGGATTGTCACTCTGCACGATTTCGAACTGGCGCCGGCCAATCCCGAAGGCGGGACGAAGCTGCGCATGAGTATTCTTGCCAAGACGTACCGCTATAACGACAAGGGGCTGGAGAAATGA